One part of the Sphingopyxis sp. PAMC25046 genome encodes these proteins:
- a CDS encoding Zn-dependent alcohol dehydrogenase: MTKAAILIEPGKPLSVEDVVVADCGPHEVRIRTAACGLCHSDLHFIDGAYPHPLPAIPGHEAAGIVEAVGSEVRTVKVGDAVVTCLSAFCGHCEFCVSGRMSLCMGGDTRRPAGSAPRITRPDGSPVNQMLNLSAFSETMLVHEHACVAIDPDMPLDRAAVIGCAVTTGAGTIFNACKVTPGETVAVVGCGGVGLATINAAKIAGAGRIIAADPVPEKRELAKKLGATDVVDALSDDAAKQIVEISKGGVDHAIEAVGRPASASLAVASLRRGGTATILGMMPLAEKVGLSAMDLLSGKKLQGAIMGGNRFPVDIPRLVDFYLRGLLDLDSIVAETISLAKVNEGFDKMRKGDAARSVIVFDQ; this comes from the coding sequence GTGACCAAAGCCGCGATCCTGATCGAGCCGGGCAAGCCATTGTCCGTCGAGGACGTCGTCGTTGCCGACTGCGGCCCGCATGAGGTGCGCATCCGCACCGCGGCGTGCGGGCTTTGCCATTCGGACCTGCATTTCATCGACGGCGCCTATCCGCACCCGCTCCCCGCGATCCCCGGCCATGAGGCGGCGGGCATCGTCGAGGCGGTCGGCAGCGAAGTACGCACGGTGAAGGTCGGCGACGCGGTCGTCACCTGCCTGTCGGCTTTCTGCGGTCACTGCGAGTTTTGCGTTAGCGGGCGCATGTCTTTGTGCATGGGCGGCGACACGCGGCGGCCGGCGGGATCGGCGCCGCGCATCACGCGCCCCGACGGATCGCCGGTGAACCAGATGCTCAACCTCTCGGCCTTTTCGGAGACGATGCTCGTCCACGAACATGCGTGCGTCGCGATCGACCCCGACATGCCGCTCGACCGCGCCGCGGTGATCGGCTGCGCGGTGACGACGGGCGCGGGCACGATCTTCAACGCGTGCAAGGTGACGCCGGGCGAGACCGTCGCGGTCGTCGGCTGCGGCGGCGTTGGCCTCGCGACGATCAACGCCGCGAAGATCGCGGGTGCGGGGCGCATCATCGCCGCCGATCCGGTTCCCGAAAAGCGCGAACTGGCGAAGAAGCTGGGCGCGACCGATGTCGTCGATGCGCTATCGGACGACGCCGCGAAGCAGATCGTTGAAATCAGCAAGGGCGGCGTCGACCATGCGATCGAGGCCGTGGGGCGTCCCGCCTCGGCGAGCCTCGCGGTCGCGTCGCTCCGCCGCGGCGGCACCGCGACGATCCTCGGCATGATGCCGCTCGCCGAGAAGGTCGGCCTCAGCGCAATGGACCTGCTTTCGGGCAAGAAACTGCAGGGCGCGATCATGGGCGGCAACCGCTTCCCCGTCGACATCCCGCGCCTCGTCGATTTCTACCTGCGCGGGCTGCTCGACCTCGACTCGATCGTCGCCGAGACGATCTCGCTCGCCAAGGTCAACGAAGGCTTCGACAAGATGCGAAAGGGCGACGCCGCACGGTCGGTGATCGTGTTCGACCAGTGA